The Halarchaeum grantii nucleotide sequence AGCAGCGCCGCCCGCTTCAGCAGGCAGAAGCCGGCGAAGATGACGAGGAAGCCGACGGCCGTCGTCGCGTCGAGCGACTCGCCGAGTAGGAGCCAGCCGACGACGGCGGCGACGACGGGCGCGACGTAGGAGACGAGGTTGATCTCGATGGAGCCGAGGCGCTCGTGTAGGTCGAAGTAGAGGAGGAAGCCGAGCGCGCTCGCGACGACGGAGAGGTAGAGGAGTGCGCCGACGCTCTCGACGGTGAGCGGAATCCGCTGTGATTCGCCGAGCGCGACGCTCGCGGCGTTCATGAGGAGCGCGCCGAAGAGCATCGACCACGCCTCCATCGTCTCGGCGGGGAGGCCGGCGTCGATGCGTTCGGTGAGGACGCTGCCGAGCGCGAACGACGCGGCGGCGCAGAAGACGAGGAGGGGGCCGAGCGCGTTCGACCCGACGACGGCGGAGAGGTCGCCGCTCGCGAACACCTCGGGCGGGACGACGAGGACGGCGACGCCGACGAGGCCGAGGAGGAGGCCGAGCACGCCGAGCGCGGAGAGGCGCGTGCTCGGGAGGAGCGAGCGACTGAACGCCGTCGTGAGCACGGGACTGAGGCTGACGACGACGGCGGCGGACGCGGAGGTGACGCCGGGGAGGTCCTCGCCGACGAAGAGGAAGGCGTGGTAGGCGGCGATGAGGAGGACGGCACCGACGGCGACCGCGAGCCAGTCCGCGCGCGTCTCGGGGCGCCACCGGTCGGTCGCGTACCACGCGTACGCGAGCATCAGGACGGCGGCGACGTCGTAGCGCAGCGCCGCGAAGAAGACGGGGTCGAAGAACGCGAGGCCGGCCTTGATCGCGACGAACGCCGACCCCCACGCGAGGGCGAGCACGCAGAAGAGCAGGAGGGTCCGATATCGGGACACGGCGGAACGATGGCTCCGCCGCCACTCAACGTTTCGATAAGCGCTCGCTCGCGGTGGGCCCCGCGTCGCGCGCCACTCGACCGTCCGCCGCGTCCCACGATGGATGCCGCGTCGAGCGCGTTACGCCGCGTCGCCCGTCCGCTCGCGGTGGACGGCGCGCAGGACGTCCTGTCTGGTGACGATCCCGACGAGGTGCCCGTCCTCGACGACGGGGATGCGATTGACGTCCTCCTCCTCATCGGCGAGCACGCCGAGCACGTCGTCGAGGGTCGCCTCGGGCGTGACCGTCCGGACGTCCGTCGTCATCACCTCGCGGATCGGCTTCCCGGCGTTCTTCGCGAGGTCGAGTTCGACGTCGAGTTCGTCCCACGAGAGGTCGAGGGCGTACGTCAGGCTCTCGAGGAAGGGCGGGAAGCCGAACGGGACGTAGAGCGTGCGGTCGCTCGGCTGGAAGATGTCGACGAGGTCGTGCTCGGTGACGATGCCGACGAGTTCGCTCCCCTCGACGACGGGGAAGCCCGTGAAGTCGCGTCGGGAGAGCTTCGTGAGCACCTCGCCGATCTCGTCGTCGGGCGCGACGGTCTCGACGTCCGTCGTCATCAGCTCGCGTGCGGTGAGTCCCATAGTGACCAGTCGGCGGAGACCGTAGTAGTAGTTGTGGGACGGCCCGAATCGGCGCACGGTTTAAGTCCGAGCGTCAGGTACCCACGAGTATGGCCACCGTGGGCCGCCACCGGCTGCGTGAGCTGTTCGACGACTCACCGACCCCGCATATCGCACACTACCCCCACACGCACCGACGCGATTACTACGTCGCGACGGACGGGTCGTTCGCCCCCGATGGGGGCGGCCTCGGTGTCGTCGTCGAGACGCGGAGCGGCGAGCGCGTCGCGCGCCTCGCGCTCCCGGACGCCGCGCCCGACAACAACGTCGCGGAGTACCGCGCGCTCCACCTCGGTCTCGACGTCCTCGCGCACCGCGCGCCGGCGGACGCGAACGTCGGCGTCCTCGTCGACCACAGCGACCTCGCGGCGGACGTCAACCTCGCCGTCCTCGCCGCGCGCGGCCCCGATTATCGCCCGCTCCGGGACGTCACCGTCCCGAGCGGCGCCGCGAACCACTGGCGCGGCATCCGCGCGCGCATCGCCGGCTTCGGGAAGCTCCGCGCCGCCGAGCTCCCGAGCGGGGAGAACCCCGCGCACGCCCTCGCGAACGCCCCCGAGCAGTACGGGCACGTCAACGACGAGCCCGCGAAGTGTACGCTCCCCGACGTCGAGGCGGACGAGCCCCAGATCCCGCCGCCGAGCCGCGCGAACCGACACGCCGGGGACTGAGGGACTCGGGCGACGACAGGGCGGGCGCGGGCGTCTCGCGCGTGGACAACTATTTTGGTCGTCGGCGTACCTCGGATTCGACGATGCCCTCCACACGATTTTCGCGCCGGCGGCTACTCGCGGGTATCGGCGCGGCGAGCGTCGCGGCCGTCGCGGGGTGCGCATCGCTCCCCGCCGGACCGACGGACGGCGTGACGTCGGTCCGTCGCGCGCACCTCTCGATGCCCGCGACGCCCCGGCCGAACGAGCCGACGGACGCGCAGGTGCTCGCGCTCCGCGCGCACCTCGACGGCCTCGTGACGGCGGCGGAACCGCTCTACGCGCGCGCCGACGACGGCGACGCGCTTCCCGAGGACGTCAGCGTACGGGTCGGCGCGGGCGTCCCGTCGGTCCGGGAGTTCCTCGCGGAGAGCGCGGACGCGCCGGCGTCGATGGACTACGGGTTCGCGCGGAGTCGCGTGTCGTACGCGGGGTTCGCGCTCGGCTACCTGCGGGGCTGGTTCGGACTCGACGACCCGGCTGGCGCCCGCGAGCGCGCTCGGGACGCGCGGGCGTCGCTGACGAACGCGGGCGCGGAGACGCCGCGACGCGCCGACGAGACCCGCGACTATCTCGCGCAGGTCGGGTGGGCGGAGCGCGCCCTCCGGTTCGCGTGGCTGGCGGTCGATCAGCACGACGGCGAGACGGACCGCGACCCCCCGGCGTCGCGGGCGGGCCGAGCGGAGCGAGTCGGGACCCACTATCGGCAGGCCGCGAAGGCGCGGATGCACGCGACGGCCGGCCGCCACTACGCTCGGGAGTACCGACGCGGGCTGTCCGATGGGGCGACGCCCGTCGTCGGCGCCCTCGACGAGCGCCGGGACGCGTTCCTGTCGCGCATCGAGTCGGACGCGCCGCCACGCGGGCGCCCACGGGCGCTCGCCGACCGGTACGACGACCCGGCGGTGGCGGCGTACTACCGCCGCCTCGACAACCCGCGCGGTGCGGTCGCAGAGCAGGCGCATCTCGCGCGGACCGCGGCCGAGCACGGCTGGCACGCGCTCGGCGCTCTCGCGGCGCTCCGGGCGGCGGCGAACCTCGCGGGCTACGAGCACGCCGTGGCGGCGGACGTGTCGACGGTCCGGGACGGCGTCGCGCCCGCCGCGCTCTTCGAGGCGAAGCGGCGGGTCGTTCGACGCGTCGGGGCGCTCGCGGACCGGGACGGCGCGCTCGGCACGTGGCTCGCCGGGGAGCCCGCGCGGCTCGTCGCGGCCGGCGAGGGCTACCTCGACGCGGACGTGATGGACAGCCGCGCGAGCGCCCGCGCCGTCTGCTTCGCGTTCTTCCGGCACGCGGCCGGATACGCGGCGGCGCTCCCGGGACTCCTCGCGCGAGTCGAGAGCGCGTAGCGGGCGTTACTCCTCGGCGAGCGGGCCGACGAGTTCGATGACGTGGCCGTCCGGGTCTTCGACGAACGCAGTGCGCGCGCCCGCTGTGTCGTTGTTCTCGGGTTCCTGAACGACGCCGTGGTGGTCGATGTCGTCGAAGGCGGCGTCGACGTCGTCGACCTTCACGGCGAGGTGGTCCCAGCGGTCACCGGACTCGTCGGGCGTGACGCCCGCCGTCTCGGAGAACTGGAGTTCGACGCCGGCCTCGTCGGCGACGTAGCGGTTCGTCGTGTCGCCGGCCTCGAAGCCCCACGACGCCTCGAAACCGAGTTGCTCGGTGTACCACGCGACCGCGCGCTCGGCGTCCGCGACGTTCAGGCAGGTGTGGAGGAAGGTGGCGTCGGCACCGGTGTCGTCGCTCATTCGTCGTCCTCCTCCTGCGCGTCGACGACGGCGACGCCCGCGAGGTTCACGATGTCCTTGACCTCGTCGCCGCGCTGGATAACGTGGACCGGCTCGTCCATCCCGGTGAGCATCGGCCCGATGGCTTCGGCGCCGCCGAGACGCTGGAGGAGCTTGTAGCCGATGTTCCCGGCCTCCAGGTTGGGGAAGACGAGGCAGTTCGCGGGCCCGTCGAGCTCCGTGAAGTCGTAGGTGTCCTCGACGATCTCCTCGACGACGGCGGTGTCGGCCTGCATCTCGCCGTCCACCTGGAAGTCCACCGTCGGGTCATCGCGGAGGCGTTCGGCAGCCGCCGCGACCTTCTGCGTGCCCTCGGTCTCGACGCTCCCGAAGTTCGAGTAGGAGAGCATCGCGACGCGCGGCTCGACGTTGAAGCGCCGGGCGAGCGCGGCGACGTGCTCGGCGATCTCGGCGAGCACCTCCTCGTCGGGGTCGGTGTTCACCGTGGTGTCCGCGCAGAAGATGACGCGGTTCTTGAACGTCAGCATGTAGACGCCGGCGACGTGCTCGGCGTCCGGCGCGGTGCCGATGACTTCGAGGGGCGGGCGGAGCGCCGACGGGTAGTGGTGGGTGAGGCCGGTGAGGAGGGCGTCCGCGTCGCCCTTCTCGACCATGACGCTCCCGAGGTAGTTCGGGTCGCGGCGGACGAGCTCGGCGGCCTCGCTCTCCGTGACGCCCTTGCGCTTGCGGAGGTCGTAGAGGCGCTCGGCGTACTCGTCGTAGTCGGCCTCCTCGGGGTCGACGATGTCGGGGTCGAAGGCGAGGCCGAGGTCGTCGATGGTGGCGTGGATGGTGTCCGCGTCCCCGATGAGGACGGGTTCGGCGACGCCCTCCTCGACCATCTGTGAGGCGGCGCGAATCATCTTCTCGTCGTCGCCCTCGCCGAGGGCGACGCGCTTCGGGTCGCTCTTCGCCTTGTTGAGGACGACGCGCATCATCTCCCGGCTCTTGCCGAGGCGGGCCTCGAGGCGCTCGCGGTACGCCTCAAGGTCGATGTCCTTCCGGGCGACGCCGGAGTCGATGGCGGCCTCGGCGACGGCGGGCGCGACCTCGAAGAGGACGCGCGGGTCGACGGGCTTCGGGATGATGTACTCGGGGCCGAACTGGAGGGGTTGGTCGCCGTAGGCCTTCACCACTTGGTCGGGCACGTCCTCGCGGGCGAGTTCCGCGAGCGCCTTCGCGCACGCGACCTTCATCTCCTCGTTGATGCCGGTGGCGCGAACGTCGAGCGCGCCGCGGAAGATGAACGGGAACCCCAGCACGTTGTTCACCTGATTCGGGTGGTCGGAGCGCCCGGTGCCCATGATGACGGTGTCGTCGCGGGCGTTCTTCGCCGCCTCGTAGCCGATCTCCGGGTCCGGGTTCGCCATCGCGAAGATGATGGGGTCGTCGGCCATCGAGCGCACCATCTCCGGGGAGACGATGTCGGGCGCGGAGAGGCCGATGAAGACGTCCGCGTCCGTCATCGCGTCCGCGAGGCTGCTCTCGGGGACGTCGCGGGCGAACTCGGCCTTGTACTCGTTGAGGTCGCCGTTCCGGGCGCGCTCCTCGGTGAGGACGCCCGTGGAGTCGCACATCGTGATGTTCTCCTTCGACGCGCCGAGGGAGACGTAGAACTTCGCGGAGGCGATGGCCGAGGCGCCCGCGCCGGAGATGGTGATGTCGACGTCACCGATGTCCTTCCCGACGACATCGAGGGCGTTGATGAGGCCGGCGCCGGAGATGATGGCGGTGCCGTGCTGGTCGTCGTGGAAGACGGGGACGTCCATGCGCTCGCGGAGGCCCTGCTCGATTTCGAAGCACTCGGGGGCCTTGATGTCCTCGAGGTTGACGCCGCCGAAGGTCGGCTCCATCGCCGCCACCGACTCGACGAAGGCGTCGACGTCGTTCTGGTCGAGTTCGATGTCGAAGACGTCGATGTCGGCGAAGCGCTTGAACAGCACGCCCTTCCCCTCCATGACGGGTTTGGAGGCCTGTGCGCCGATGTCGCCGAGGCCGAGCACCGCCGACCCGTTCGACACCACCCCCACCAGGTTCCCCTTCGCCGTATAGCGGTAGGCCTTCTCGGGGTCGGCGTCGATTTCGCGGCAGGGCGCGGCGACGCCGGGCGAGTACGCCAGCGAGAGGTCGCGCTGCGTGTTCGTCGGTTTCGTCGTCGCTATCTCCAGCTTTCCCGGGGGTTCGCGCTCGTGGTACTCGAGCGCGTCTTCGTCCAATCCCATGTCCACTACGGCGACGCGGCGGGCCAAAAACCTATGGACTGCGTCGAGACGGTGGTTCGTTGTTCGTCGAATTCCGTGTCTGGTGTGTGTCGGCCGTCGAACGACTCGGCGCCGGAGTTGCCGCAATTTATGTAGACCCCGGCCGATTGCGTGGATATGGACAGACGGAGTTACCTCAAGGCACTCGGCGCGAGCGGCGCGGCGCTCACGCTCGCCGGCTGTACGTCGAACGGCGGTGGCGACGGCAGTACGACGACCGGGAGCACGACGACCGGAAGCACGACGTCCGGCACGCAGCAGACGCGGATCGTCGCCGGCACCGCGCCCGGCTTCCAGCCGTTCGAGATGATACAGGACGGCGAGCTCGTCGGCTTCGACATCGACCTCCTCGAGGCCGTCGTCGAGCAGGCGGACGGCTACACCCTGCAGGGCTGGGAGCAGTACGAGTTCGGCTCGCTCATCCAGGCGCTGACCACGGACAAGATCGACACCATCGCCGCCGGGATGACGATCACCGAGAAGCGCAAGGAATCCATCGGGTTCACGAACCCCTACTGGGACGCGAATCAGGCGCTCCTCGTCCGCGAAGGGTCGAGCTTCCAGCCGCAGTCGCTCGAGGACCTCGCCGGCCACAAGGTCGGCGCGCAGTCCGGGACGACCGGCGAGGGCCTCATTCAGGACCTCATCGACGAGGGGACGCTCGCGGAGTCGAACTACAACGCCTACCCGAAATACCCGCTCGCGGTCTCCGACCTCGAGAACGGCAACATCGACGCCGTCGTCATCGACACGCCGGTCGCCGAGACGTTCGTCGACAGCCGCGACGTCGTCGTCTCCGCGACCGTCGACACCGGCGAGCAGTACGGCTTCGGCGTCCGCCAGAACGACGGCGACCTCGAGTCCGCGCTCAACGGCGGCCTCGAGGCCGTCCGAGACAACGGCACGTACGCCGACCTGACCAAGAAGTGGTTCGCCTCCGGCGGTACCACGACGACGAGCGAGTAACTCCATGACCGCCGCCGCGCTGCCGCTCGCCACGTCCGACTGGACGTACGTCTGGCAGAACCTCGGCACGCTCCTCCGGGGCGTCTGGCCCGCCGTCCAGCTCACCGGGGCCGCGCTCCTCGCGGGATTCCTCGTCGGCGTCCCGCTCGGCGTGCTCGAAGTGTACGGCGGGCGGCGGAGTGCGTGGCTCGCCCGGAAGGCCGGCGTCGCCGTTCGCGGGACGCCGATCCTCGTCATCATGTTCATCACGTACTTCGGGCTCGGGCTCTCGCCGGCGTTCGTCGCCGCGACGGCCGCGCTCGGCGTCCGGAGCGCCGCCTATCAGGCGCAGGTGTTCCGGGGCGCGCTCCAGTCCATCGACCGCGGCCAGATGGAGGCCGCGCGCGCCGTCGGCCTCTCGAAGCTCGGCGCCATCCGGCACGTGATGATCCCGCAGGGGCTCCGACGCTTCGTCCCCGGCTTCCAGAACGAGTACACGATCGTCCTCAAGGACACCAGCATCGCGTTCGCGATCAGCTACACGGAGATATTCTACCAGATGTACAACCTCATCCCGCAGCAGACGACCGCGACGCCCGAGTTGTTCGTGACGGCGGCCGCCGTCTACCTCGTGTTGACGCTGGTCGGGAACCGAGTCCTCGACTACGTGGACGACGCCTTCGGCGTCCCCGGCGGGGGTGCCTCACAGTGAGCGAGACCGACCACCTCCTCACCGCCGAGGACCTCCAGAAGAGCTACGGCGACGAGCGCGTCCTCGACGGCATCGACTTCACGATGGACGCACAGGACGTGCAGGTGCTCATCGGCCCGAGCGGCTCGGGGAAGTCCACGCTCCTCCGGTGCGTGAACCGCCTCACCGAGTTCGAGGGCGGAACGATCAGCCTCGACGGCGAGGACGTCATGGCGATGGACGTCGACGAGCTGCGCCGGCAGGTCGGGATGGTCTTCCAGGACTTCAACCTCTTCGCGCACCTCACCGCGCGGGAGAACGTCGCGCTCGGCCCGCGTCGCGTCCTCGGGAAGTCGAAGGCGGACGCGAACGAGCGCGCGCTCGACGAGCTCGAACGCGTCGGCCTCGCCGACCAAGCCGACTCCTACCCGGCGGAGCTCTCCGGCGGGCAGAAACAGCGCGTCGGCATCGCTCGCGCGCTCGCGATGGACCCGAAGCTCATGCTCTTCGACGAGCCGACGTCCGCGCTCGACCCCGAGCTCATCGGCGAGGTCCTCGGCGTGATGCGCGAGCTCGCCGACGAGGGGATGACGATGCTCTGCGTCACCCACGAGATGGGGTTCGCCCGGCAGGTCGCGACGGACATCATGTTCCTCGAGGACGGCCGCCTCGTCGAACACGGCGACCCCGAGCAGCTGTTCACGGACCCGCAACACGAACGCACCGAGCAGTTCCTCCGCCGGCTCACCGACCTCCACGGCGGCGGGTCGGAGTCGTAGATGTCCGCAGCACGCGAGCGCCGTCACGCCGACCTGGAGCGCGGCCTCACGTACGCCATCGGCGGCGCGATCTGGCTCTGGCTCTGCTTCCGGTGGCTGAACTCGTGGCTCGGCGGCGTCGTCGTCGGGCCGACGGAGCCGCTGGTCCCGCAGTCGTTCGCCACGGCGACCGAGTCGCTCGGCGCGACGCTCGGCACCGTCGCGGACGGCGTCCCGCTCGTCGCGACCGGCTTCGACTTCGTCGGCTGGGCCGTCGGGATGGTCGGGTTCGCGAGCCAGCACGGTCCGCAGCTCGCCGTCGCGGCGTGGCTCACCGTCGTCCTGACGGTCATCAGCACCCTCGTCGGGCTCGTCATCGCGGTGCCGCTCGCGGCGGCGCGCGTCTACGGCCGCGTCACGAAGTACGTCGCGCTCGTCTACATCGAGCTCATTCGCGGGACGCCGCTCGTCGCACAGCTCTTCTTGCTCTACTACGGCGCGCCGTTCCTCTCGAAGTTCATCCGCGAGGTGCCGGGCGTCGGGCAGGGCATCGTCCCCGCGCAGGCCGTCTGGATCGCCATCATCGGCTTCGTCATCAACTCCTCGGCCTATCAGGCGGAGTACATCCGGGGCTCGGTGGAGAGCGTCGACCCCGGCCAACTGACGGCGGCGCGCGCCGTCGGCCTCGACAAGCTCGGCGGCATCCGCCACGTCGTCCTCCCGCAGGCGCTCCGGTACGCGATCCCGTCGTGGACGAACGAGCTCGTCTACCTCATCAAGTACAGCTCGCTCGCGACGTTCATCACCGTCCCGGAGATCTTCACGCAGGCGGACGCGATCGGCTCTGAGACGTTCGCGTACACGAACGCCTACGTCCTCGCGGCCGTCTTCTACCTCGTGCTCGTCGTCACCGCGTCCTACGCGATGTCGAGAGTGGAGGCCGAGGTCGCGATTCCGGGCGTCGGCAGCAGCGACGCCGGGCGCTAGCGATACGTCCCGAAGCCGACGCGCTCGGTGACGTTCACCGCCGTCCACCCGTCGTGCGAGCCGGTCAGCTCGACGCTCCCGTACTGGTGGTACTCGTTGCCCGTCCAGCCGCCGGCGAACCACCAGTTCGAGCCGGTGAACGAGACGAACACCTCGACGCTGGCGTTCGCCGGCGCGTCGTAGTCGGCGTAGACGGCGCTCTCGACGTGCCGGCAGGTGGCGTCGCCGGCGCCGGGGTCGTCGCAGGACACCTCGACGGCGTTCCGCCGCGGGACGAGCACCGGTTCGTCGCCGACGGGCGAGCGCGTGTCGATGGTGTGGTTCGTGCGGAGCGTCACGACCACCGTGTAGGGGTCGGTGACGCTGTGGTTTCCGGGCACGGGGGCGGGGTCGGCAGTCGTCGTCGGACCGTCACCGGTCGGGAGCGGCGTCGGGTCGGAGACGGTGCGCGTCTTCGCGGGGATGCGGGCGGCGGTGACGGCGAGCATCGGGCCCGCCGAGGTGTCGACGACCGCGTAGGAGAGGTTCGCGTCGCGCGTGACGCTGGCGTTCGGGACGCTCCCGGGGTCGACGACCGCCGCGCCGACGCGCGTCTCGTTCGCCTCGGCGGGCACGGGGAGGTAGAGGGTCGCGTTCGTGAGCGTCGCGTTCGGCGTGACGCTCGCGCGGTACTCGTACTCGTGCGTGTACGACTCCTCGACGGGCTGCGTGAAGTTCCAGAAGAGGACGACGGCGCCGCCGACGACGGCCGCGAACACGACGAGGGCGACGGCGACGACGGCGACGACGGTCCGACGAGCGGGCATACGCGCACGGACACCGGTCAGCGTGATGAAGGTTTCTCAGAACTCGGTAACGACTTCGACGCCCGCCGTCCCGTAGTCGTCCATCGCGGCGAGGCGGGCGGGCACGGCGTCGAGCGACACCTCGCGGGTGACGAGCGCGCCCGGGTCGACGGCCGCGCCGGCGACGAACCGGAGGAGCGCGGGATACGCCGTGGGGCTGAGGCCGCGCGCGCCCACCCAGTCGAGTTCGTCGCGCGTCATCGCGTCCGTCGGGAGCGCCACCTCGCCCGCCTCGGCGTCCGTCGTGAGGCCGATTTGGACGTGCGTGCCGCCCCGCCGGAGCGAGCGGGCGGAGTTCCGACAGGTCTCCGCGCGCCCGAGGGCGTCCACGGAGACGTGCGCGCCGCCGTCGGTCACCTCGCGAACGGCCGCGTCCGCACTCGCGGGTCCGCCGTCTTCGCTCGCGTCCACGAGTTCGGCCGCGCCGAGGTCGGCGGCGAGCGCCAGCGGTTCCTCGCGCACGTCGACCGCGACGACGGTCGCGCCGCGCGCCGCCGCGATCTGGACGGCGGACAGGCCGACGCCGCCGCAGCCGTGGACGGCGACCCGGTCGCCCGGGCCGACCGACGCGCGCTCGACGAGACCGTTGAACGCGGTGGCGTAGCGACAGCCGAGCGCGGCGGCGTCCCGGGCGGAGAGCGCGTCCGGGAGCGCGGCGAGGTTGTAGTCGGCGTGCGGGACGGCGACCCGTTCGGCGAACGCGCCCGGCACCGAGGGCTCGAAGCCGAGCGCGTACCCGTCGGAGCAGCGGTTCCCGTGCCCGGTCACGCAGTGCTCGCAGGTGCCGTCGCCGAGTGAGAACGGGACGGCGACCCGGTCCCCGACCGCCCACTCGGTGACGCGCTCACCGACGGCGCTGATCGTGCCCGCGGGTTCGTGGCCGAGCACCTGCCCGCGCTCGACCGCGTCGTCCGCCCACTCGCCGTGGCCCTTCCAGGCGTGCCAATCGCTCCGGCAGACCCCGCAGGCCTCGACGTCGACGACGACGCCGTGCTCGGGCGGCGTCGGTTCGGGGACGTCCTCGATGGCGAGCGGGGCGTCGTACTCGCGCAAGACGGCGGCCTTCATGCGTGGTGGTGCGCGCGCGGACGGGAAAAGCGTCGCCTTCGTCCCCGCCGAGAGGACGGAAGTCCGAAGCCATTTGTAGCGCCTCGCCCTCCCATGGCCCATGAGCGACGCAGACGCCGGGAGCGAGGGCGAGTACGTCCGAACGGCGGAGGAAGTCGAGAACGCGCGCCAAGACGTCATCGCGGTGAACAACGCGGACGAGCCCGAGGGGCTGGTCAATCGCCTCGACGCCCACACGGGCGACGGCGTCCGCCACCGGGCGTTCACCTGCGTGCTCTTCGACGAGGACGGGCGCGTCCTCCTCGCGCAGCGCGCCGCGCGCAAGCGCCTCTGGGACACCCACTGGGACGGCACCGTCGCCTCCCACCCCGTCGAGGGCCAGTCGCAGGTCGAGGCGACGGAGGAGCGCCTCGAGGAGGAGCTCGGCGTGACGCCCGACCAGTACGACGACCTCGAGGTCACCGACCGCTTCGAGTACAAGCGCCACTACCTCGACGAGGGCGTCGAGTGGGAGGTCTGCGCGGTCCTGCAGGCGACGCTCCACGACACGACGCTCGACCCGGACGAGGCCGAGGTCGGCGGCGTGCTCTGGGCGGACTACGAGGACCTCTGGGAGAACCCGCGCCACTACCGCCAGCTGCGCTTCTGCCCGTGGTTCGACATCGCGCTTCGCCGCGACCTCACGGGCGACGCGGACCCGGACGCCGGCGGCCCTCGGGAGTGACCGTGGTTCCGTAGGAACCACGGAGAAACGAGCGGGGAGGGACGACCCGCGAGTAACCGTCGCGCCGAGCGCGAGCGAGGAACCACGAAAAGGCGAGCGCTGACCGGCGGGAAGCGCGAATGACGCGGTTCCTGCGGAGCCGCGACGAACGCGAGC carries:
- a CDS encoding alcohol dehydrogenase catalytic domain-containing protein; this translates as MKAAVLREYDAPLAIEDVPEPTPPEHGVVVDVEACGVCRSDWHAWKGHGEWADDAVERGQVLGHEPAGTISAVGERVTEWAVGDRVAVPFSLGDGTCEHCVTGHGNRCSDGYALGFEPSVPGAFAERVAVPHADYNLAALPDALSARDAAALGCRYATAFNGLVERASVGPGDRVAVHGCGGVGLSAVQIAAARGATVVAVDVREEPLALAADLGAAELVDASEDGGPASADAAVREVTDGGAHVSVDALGRAETCRNSARSLRRGGTHVQIGLTTDAEAGEVALPTDAMTRDELDWVGARGLSPTAYPALLRFVAGAAVDPGALVTREVSLDAVPARLAAMDDYGTAGVEVVTEF
- a CDS encoding isopentenyl-diphosphate Delta-isomerase, whose product is MSDADAGSEGEYVRTAEEVENARQDVIAVNNADEPEGLVNRLDAHTGDGVRHRAFTCVLFDEDGRVLLAQRAARKRLWDTHWDGTVASHPVEGQSQVEATEERLEEELGVTPDQYDDLEVTDRFEYKRHYLDEGVEWEVCAVLQATLHDTTLDPDEAEVGGVLWADYEDLWENPRHYRQLRFCPWFDIALRRDLTGDADPDAGGPRE